The sequence cATAATCTTTTTCACATTTGAACAAAAAAGGGAATATCGATCACAAAAGAGCTTTTAAGCTAAgtgttgagtaattatctcaacccaatgaaagaagtttgttttaaaaaaaatgagctaagaatatttttgggagtagtattgagcatcgatatgggATGCGAGtttatattaactcaagtctcaatgaaccatgtagtcatcatggttattaaagggtcatactttttagatgatcacttaagttaagCTATTAgctccactaagttaagtactTTTATGTAACGACAAGGTATTTGATACTTCTAGTAGCATGGGAtctatcaccacttaggctcatagttgTGGTTGTCAGTTAGATCCCACAGAAAGTAGGTACTTCATTCCATAAGTAAAGTTCagttttttattgaattttcttaAATGAACAAAGTATTTCCACTGTCATACAAgcttcatatatattgcatgtgtcttatTGCTTTTAgttgagttaagttattcattTAGTTGAGAAGAGCTAAGGTTAGTGTTCCCTTTACATCCTTTTCAACCTAAAGTTGTGTTTAACTTCcaaactcgcatactcatacattcaatgtactgatgccagtttgCGTGCATCCtcttatgatgcagatgcaagatactaggatcAACGATGATCCAGGTGAGCAGCTCAGAGTCATTTAGTGAGCCTCCTTACATTCTAGAAGACATCTTTTATCGCATTATTTTCacttttcagttgttaggataaTTGGAGGTCTTctcccaacatccctcttttATTATAGGCTTCATAAAAAGATAGAATAGTTCTTTATTCTTATTCATTTTAGCTGTAAACGTTTCAGACATGAGTTGTCAATTTGTCTAATTATatcttttaagttattttatgagttatctcttgtgtttaagtcttccacttTGTAAGCAAGGACAAAGGTCCGCTCAagaccaacaatggtctttgagtgTCGGCCAGACCCAGGGTCTAGGCTAGGGGCGTAACATTATCATATGTGAAATTGTAAGGCTTGAAACtatgaattttaatataaattatttaaatttataaaaatgaaatgtttatatatttaaaaactacaCGAAAAGTACTCCAAATATACATAACTAATGAATAaacatatgttttttaaaaaatggactCCTCTAATAGTCACGATTTAATAGAAAATAGGATGAAGAGAGTACAAACAATGTATCCTTAGCCAtataaactgatttttttttttaagaaaaaaacttcAGAACCCTTAAACTTAAAATGATAGTTTCGCCTCAACCGCCATAATGATATAAGTGTTCTTGTCAAGGTCATAGGACACTAGTTGTGATTCTATACATTTTCTTCCCACATTATCGTTTTAATatctatgtatgtatgtatagaTATGTCTCTATAATTAACAATTCAAACATTTTAAGTGGAGAATAATATGTACCTGATTTTTTTGCAAGGGGGCaacaaaattcatattgtatTCTCGACAAacattccctttttcttttgataccTTCCTCGTTATGCACTTATtgcaaacttttaaaaaatattaaacataaattaatcaaatttatttaaatatataaaactaaagaaatttCTCATGtaatgaattaaaacaaaaaattcattacATGAcaaatttctttactttttatgggttttttctataatatttaattaaagtttaatattttttaacagtTTGCAAAAAATGCATAACGAGTaagatatcaaaagaaaaatgggaTGTTTATCCAGAATGCAATATGGATTTAGGTATTTCCCCCTTGCAGAAAATCAGGTATATATTTTTCTccacttaaaatattttgaattgttagtTATAGTGACGTATATTGTTTTATCTTCCACCAAGTAAGTTGTATTGAAAAAGAATACAAATCGTATTCATAAAGtggaaaaaataaagttatatacttcttttatctctttttaCAGTGGATAGGTTACAATTTGGGGagtcaaataatattttcttttaactatAGTTTTCTCTCAAAAAgattaaacaatttaaattattcGCTTTATTGACTTgcaatattttttgtgtattttcaaaaatgtatttttatttttaaaatttcgaaAGAATTGAACCTGAGCTAATTAAAACCATTATATGGCAAGAAGCAGTACAAAAACACAACTAGTTTTATATGATCTTGACAAGTGTACTTATGTCACTACGACGGTAGAGCTTGATctatcattttaattaaaaggaTTCTgaattctggaaaaaaaaacttagctTATAAGTTATGGATACAATGTTTATACTCCCTCTGCACTATTTTATGTTAAAGTGTTAATCTTTTTGGTGTCCAACAGTATTTTACCAAACAGATGTTGATTCATTAGCAATGTTTTTTGGAATTCTTTTCATGTAGTCTTTAAATCTATAcacatttcatttttaaaaatttaaagattttatatCCAAATTCAAAGTTTCAAGCCTAATAATTTCATAGAAATATAAAGGAACTGAACAGCAGTTCCTTATAatcattaattttaatgttaaatcACCAAATGTAAAAGAGACATATTCTAAAGTAAAATGGGAGAATTAATTGATCTTGGcctaatagaaaaataaaaaaaaaattagctcCTAAGGGTATTCATATAAATTATCTTGCTTACATGATCATTTATAATTCACCATCCCCTCCTCCTTCTCCTGTTGTTTCTACAAACTCAAGGAGAAATGAGGATTCAATTTCTTCCACAGTAAATACCACACCACTTGTTGTTGGTGATCAAGTTCCGAATCAACAGACTCTTCCTCTACCTCTACCTCTATCTCTACCTCTCCCCCTTCCAGTACTACTCCATATGATGTATTCATTCGAAATTTGATCATAATCAACAAGTAGTATAGCATTTACGATGGAAGAAATTTATTTCTCCATTCTCCTTAAACttgtagcagcaacaacaacaggaggaggaggaggtgaTAGTGGAGTATCAATGAGCATGTCAGGACTTTTATTCCTTGCAATATCGTTAGGAGTGATTTTTTTGGGTTCAATTTTTCAATTAGTCCGCGCTCaataaattatcttattttacTTGACATATTGTCTCTGATCTCTTACACTTGGTTATCAAGCCTAAAAACTCAGCATTATACGAAGTTGtatcaattatttttcacaCACATTTATTTGTACAACAAATGAAATTACACTTTTGTCTACTTATTTGACATAAACATAGAGTCAAAATCTTGTACttgtgttttaaattttacttataATATGTACTTTCTTTatcttgaattatgtgaaaAGGTATGGAGTACGAAGATTAAAACATATTAGTTTGACTAGGAATTCGGGCAtaaattcttcaactttttaaagtaaaaatgtaTACACAAAAAGTTCTACAAATCGACATAGcgaataaatcaaaataatttataaaagaaattgtttgATTCCTCAAATAATAACACTTTAACACGTAATAACattaatatagtataaataaTGAATCCATATACTATGAACCAACTGGAAAAATAAAGTCAATATCAAACGACAATGGTCgcttttacattttaaaaaagaatggtGTGTAGGTCAATTTGGATACAACCTTAActtctttattaagtacatgttatttttcatttagaTATGAATAGAAAGAACTCTAATAAAAAACATATAGATGAATAAACTGTGGTTGCATTAGAAATGTATTTTTGTTCATATAATTTAAGCCTATAGACAACATAAGAAAGTCAAAATACGTAATTTCACTATTTATTCGGGTTCAAATTCttcaaaacatttttataatataattaaatatttaaaaaatgttttaagtcAAGATAAAGAATTATTCAAATGTAAACTATGAAAACTACAATCAAAGAAAAGTATTGTTTGACTCCCTAAACAATAATACCGTCATTTAAAATAGGACGAAGGAACAATATGACTCTCTCTGTTCTACCTTatttgatacaatttttgtgtcttttcaaataaaatttacttcttagaagtaaaaaaaaaagagataaatcacaatatataataattcaaaaatatttaaaagacaataaaaaattagaattcgAGGACATACTTGATTTTTAACGAGGGACAATACCTAAATCTATATTGCATTTTCAACAAACTtgcattttctcttctttttccttcCTTATTAAGCAATTCTTGCAAACTATAAGAATAACTAGGAAAAACATCCGCGCTTCGCGCGGTTTGTTTTGTTTAATTAGCTCACTCATTATCATAGGTTAATATTGTTATTTGGTATTGATCACCGTGAtttattatcaatatataatttaattttttccatgtaTATTTTCGTAGTAATTGTTGAACATTTTATTAATCATTTGCGCCATATTTCCTTTATGCTCGTTTTTTACATATTTCAAGTTTCCAcattctttattatttatttaattggcTGTCACAGAATAGGGGCCAATATAAGAGGGGGTATAAAATGTACACCTACCGATTCATATATCTGTTGTGCATTACAACTTTAAATTACATTGATATTTAATAAGTTAGTCGTATAGAAACACAAACTCCATATTGTGTGCAATAGTAAGCTACAGATCCAATTGTCCTTATATTATATGTgattcatgttcatatgttttcCATATTGTCCTTTGTAAGTTTCGTATGACCATTCGTTATGTGAGTGATCACCTTCAATGTATGTATTTGTAGCTGATGCGCCATTTTTTGGATTGACTATGTTGTTTATAACGTGACATCATGTGTTTCTACAAGTCTTGGATATACATTCTGGAATATTTCTCtgtaaacaatatttttaatgtgtGTATGGTCTTCACTGTCCTCGTCtgcatttaatattttcaatccTTCTCTTGTTGTTACACGTGATGCTGCGACATATAATTGTCCATGTGTGAATACCTGTTTTGGAAGATACAGTCCAACTGTCTGAAGAGTTTGTCCTTGACTTTTATTGATTGTCATGGCATAACAGGTTGCTAAAGGAAGTTGCCGTCTGTTAAGCTTGAATGGCCATTTTGAATCATTTGGAGACATGATAATTCTGGGTATTGTGACTGTTGTGCCGATGTTCTTACCAGATATGATGTTTGCATTTACAGACCATTTTCCTAGATGTGTGATCATTAATCTTGTACCGTTGCATAGTCCTTCTGTTTGATTGAGATTTCTAAGAAGCATAACCGGACTTCCTACTTTTAAGTGTATATCATGGTTAGGGATGCCTGAGAATCGTAAGTTATTAAGGAATTCAGTGGGGTACAATATATCTTCCTCATTAGTGTTCACACTTGCTTTGCACACATTGTCAGAGCTGTAGTAGGTTCTTCCTTCCCCTGGtataatattcattattttttcatttagatCATGAACCATTTCATTTTTTGGTGTTAGTATGGCTCTTTCTTTCAAGTATGTCGGGTCGTTGTAATTCTGTAATAGAGATGGATATACTGCATCTACAATTGATTTCAATTGATTGTGTGATGGTGCAATGGATATATCAGGCGGTAGCTTAATGAGTTCCATCTTTTTATCAGCATAAACTGATCCATCTCCAATCTGCAATAACCATCTATCAAAACTTGCAATTCTTTCAGCTTCAGAACCCATGACTTTTCCACAAGTAAGACGCATATTTTCCTTCAGTTCATAAATTGAAAAGTAGGGCCACAGGTGCGAATTGTTTAGCGACGCATCAACAATATCAGCTCCTNGTTGTTACACGTGATGCTGCGACATATAATTGTCCATGTGTGAATACCTGTTTTGGAAGATACCGTCCAACTGTCTGAAGAGTTTGTCCTTGACTTTTATTGATTGTCATGGCATAACAGGTTGCTAAAGGAAGTTGCCGTCTGTTAAGGTTGAATGGCCATTTTCAATCATTTGGAGACATGATAATTCTGGGTATTGTGACTGTTGTGCCGATGTTCTTACCAGATATGATGTTTGCATTTACAGACCATTTTCCTAGATGTGTGATCATTAATCTTGTACCGTTGCATAGTCCGTCTGTTTGATTGAGATTTCTAAGAAGCATAACCGGACTTCCTACTTTTAAGTGTATATCATGGTTAGGGATGCCTGAGAATCGTAAGTTATTAAGGAATTCAGTGGGGTACAATATATCTTCCTCATTAGTGTTCACACTTGCTTTGCACACATTGTCAGAGCTGTAGTAGGTTCTTCCTTCCCCTGGtataatattcattattttttcatttagatCATGAACCATTTCATTTTTTGGTGTTAGTATGGCTCTTTCTTTCAAGTATGTCGGGTCGTTGTAATTCTGTAATAGAGATGGATATACTGCATCTACAATTGATTCCAATTGATTGTGTGATGGTGCAATGGATATATCAGGCGGTAGCTTAATGAGTTCCATCTTTTTATCAGCATAAACTGATCCATCTCCAATCTGCAATAACCATCTATCAAAACTTGCAATTCTTTCAGCTTCAGAACCCATGACTTTTCCACAAGTAAGACGCATATTTTCCTTCAGTTCATAAATTGAAAAGTAGGGCCACAGGTGCGAATTGTTTAGCGACGCATCAACAATATCAGCTCCTGTTCCTTTTGGAATTACCGGCAGGATTTGTCTGAAATCACCACCACACACGATTGTTAGTCCCCCAAAAGGCCTGTCAGAACTATTTTCATACCTATCTCGAAGAATGTCCCTCAAGCTCTTGTCTAAGGCTTCTAAACAATATTTGTTTGCCATTGGAGCTTCATCCCAAATTATCAAACATGTTTTCTTTAGTAGTTCTGCTAATTGGCTTCCTTGTTTTATGTCACATGTTGACTCGGGTGTGACGTCAAGCGGAATATGGAACCGCGAATGAGCAGTCCTGCCGTTCGGCAACAATAAAGCGGCTATACCTGAAGTGGCGACTGGTAGAACTATTTTTGATTCTGATctgatttttgaaataattttattccaTAGAAATGTCTTGCCTGTACCACCATGTCCgtgtataaaaaataatctgCCTTCTTTATTATCAACGGATGATATTATTGCCTCATATGCCGGTAATTGAAAACTATTTAATAGTTTAAATGATTTGTCGTGCATTTTTTTTAGTTCACCTTTGTCATAGTCTAGCTCTTCATTAATTAGGCGATTTCCCACATTCCGCATTAATGTATTATCTTGCAGTGGCATTCCTTCTATGTCTCGCAAAATTCTTCCCTGTTTTATGAGCATGTTTTCAATTTCTAACAGGGAATACGCTTCTATTTGTTTGTTAGTTAGTTTCAAATCTTTCAGATGTAAACGCTTTCTCTGCATCGATGTGATTTCTTCTGATAATATGTTGTAGTTATTCTCCCAAAGCTTGTGTGAATCTGAAACTTGGCAGTGAATAAGAATAGTCACAAATAGATTGCGCAGTTCATTTCCACTTGCCCATTGTGCAGCCTCTGACAAGCAGTCATTCCACTCCTTGTCGTCATCTAATAAACCTAATGCGTAGCAAGCCTCTCGAAAGGTTTTATAATCTACTCCATTAATTCTTCTTATGCTTTCAAATGAAGTGCAGCCTTTGACAAAATTTAACAACATGCGCAGATAAAAACGCTCTCCACTTGCTGGATGTGCAAAATAGATTCTACCAACTGCCCGACCTTTTTTCCTCATAGtccatttttttgttttacattCCATACCCACCGTGTAGGAAAATAAGAATATGTTAGATCTCTTGCATCGGGGTACTCTTTGTTTGCTTCAAACCATtctgtaaattttgttttttcaatatCTGGTCTACTCAATACGCTTTCAGCTCGCCTTGATTCTTCGAATATTATGGTGTTTTGTCCTTGTAAATGGAATGGTAATCGCTCAACTGCTGGTTGTCTGTAATGTATGTCAAATTGGAATATCCTCCAGCATGCTTCGGTAGCTGAAATGTAGCTGCAATCTAGATACTTTCTGATCTCATCGTTGTCTTTTGTTGAATCTGTTGATTCTATTATTTCTGTTGCTCTATCCGACCCTTTATGAACATACTTGAATAGATACTTCACTGACCTTGAGTAGTTGCAGACTTCAACATTTATGTGTGCATTAAATTGCACAAGCAAGTTCCTATTGTACGGAACAACATATCTGTTGTCTAGGCTGGCTCCATTTTTCTTCACTTCAATACCTGTGTTGCGTCTCCTATAAATAGGGAATCCATCCGAATCAAAATTTGTCTGGTCATTGTATTTCTTAGGGAAATGCTTTGTGCACTTCCCTTGTCTCATACATGGGCAGCAGGGATTTAGTTGTCCGCATGGTCCGTGTATCATAAAGTTCTTCACTGCATTATACCCA comes from Solanum pennellii chromosome 1, SPENNV200 and encodes:
- the LOC107020194 gene encoding ATP-dependent DNA helicase PIF1-like, whose translation is MRLTCGKVMGSEAERIASFDRWLLQIGDGSVYADKKMELIKLPPDISIAPSHNQLKSIVDAVYPSLLQNYNDPTYLKERAILTPKNEMVHDLNEKIMNIIPGEGRTYYSSDNVCKASVNTNEEDILYPTEFLNNLRFSGIPNHDIHLKVGSPVMLLRNLNQTEGLCNGTRLMITHLGKWSVNANIISGKNIGTTVTIPRIIMSPNDSKWPFKLNRRQLPLATCYAMTINKSQGQTLQTVGLYLPKQVFTHGQLYVAASRVTTREGLKILNADEDSEDHTHIKNIVYREIFQNVYPRLVETHDVTL
- the LOC107020202 gene encoding ATP-dependent DNA helicase PIF1-like produces the protein MRKKGRAVGRIYFAHPASGERFYLRMLLNFVKGCTSFESIRRINGVDYKTFREACYALGLLDDDKEWNDCLSEAAQWASGNELRNLFVTILIHCQVSDSHKLWENNYNILSEEITSMQRKRLHLKDLKLTNKQIEAYSLLEIENMLIKQGRILRDIEGMPLQDNTLMRNVGNRLINEELDYDKGELKKMHDKSFKLLNSFQLPAYEAIISSVDNKEGRLFFIHGHGGTGKTFLWNKIISKIRSESKIVLPVATSGIAALLLPNGRTAHSRFHIPLDVTPESTCDIKQGSQLAELLKKTCLIIWDEAPMANKYCLEALDKSLRDILRDRYENSSDRPFGGLTIVCGGDFRQILPVIPKGTGADIVDASLNNSHLWPYFSIYELKENMRLTCGKVMGSEAERIASFDRWLLQIGDGSVYADKKMELIKLPPDISIAPSHNQLESIVDAVYPSLLQNYNDPTYLKERAILTPKNEMVHDLNEKIMNIIPGEGRTYYSSDNVCKASVNTNEEDILYPTEFLNNLRFSGIPNHDIHLKVGSPVMLLRNLNQTDGLCNGTRLMITHLGKWSVNANIISGKNIGTTVTIPRIIMSPND